A single region of the Panthera tigris isolate Pti1 chromosome B1, P.tigris_Pti1_mat1.1, whole genome shotgun sequence genome encodes:
- the GRPEL1 gene encoding grpE protein homolog 1, mitochondrial isoform X2: MRQKNSGQNLEEDVGQNEQKTDTPSTEKILLDEKAKLEEQLKETVEKYKRALADTENLRQRSQKLVEEAKLYGIQGFCKDLLEVADILEKATQSVPKEEVKDDNPHLKNLYEGLVMTELQIQKVFTKHGLLRLDPVGAKFDPYEHEALFHTPVEGKEPGTVALVSKVGYKLHGRTLRPALVGVVKAA, encoded by the exons ATGAGACAGAAGAACAGTGGCCAGAACCTGGAAGAGGACGTGGGTCAGAATGAACAGAAGACAGATACTCCCTCTACAGAGAAGATACTCCTGGACGAGAAGGCCAAGCTAGAAGAGCAGCTGAAGGAGACCGTG gaaaaatataagCGAGCTTTGGCAGATACTGAGAATTTGCGACAGAGGAGCCAAAAATTGGTGGAAGAGGCAAAATTATATG GTATCCAGGGCTTCTGTAAGGACCTGCTGGAGGTCGCAGACATCTTGGAGAAGGCGACGCAGAGTGTCCCGAAGGAGGAGGTTAAAGACGACAACCCGCACCTGAAGAACCTGTACGAGGGGCTTGTGATGACGGAGCTCCAGATCCAGAAGGTGTTCACGAAGCACGGCCTGCTCCGGCTGGACCCCGTGGGGGCCAAGTTTGACCCCTATGAGCACGAGGCCTTGTTCCACACGCcggtggaggggaaggagccgGGCACGGTGGCGCTGGTCAGCAAAGTGGGTTACAAGCTACACGGGCGCACCCTGCGGCCCGCCCTGGTGGGGGTGGTGAAGGCGGCGTAG
- the GRPEL1 gene encoding grpE protein homolog 1, mitochondrial isoform X1, with protein MAARCVRVARRSLPALALSLRSSPRLLCTAMRQKNSGQNLEEDVGQNEQKTDTPSTEKILLDEKAKLEEQLKETVEKYKRALADTENLRQRSQKLVEEAKLYGIQGFCKDLLEVADILEKATQSVPKEEVKDDNPHLKNLYEGLVMTELQIQKVFTKHGLLRLDPVGAKFDPYEHEALFHTPVEGKEPGTVALVSKVGYKLHGRTLRPALVGVVKAA; from the exons ATGGCGGCTCGGTGCGTGAGGGTGGCGCGGCGTAGCCTCCCGGCTTTGGCGCTGTCTCTTAG ATCCTCTCCTCGGCTGTTGTGCACGGCTATGAGACAGAAGAACAGTGGCCAGAACCTGGAAGAGGACGTGGGTCAGAATGAACAGAAGACAGATACTCCCTCTACAGAGAAGATACTCCTGGACGAGAAGGCCAAGCTAGAAGAGCAGCTGAAGGAGACCGTG gaaaaatataagCGAGCTTTGGCAGATACTGAGAATTTGCGACAGAGGAGCCAAAAATTGGTGGAAGAGGCAAAATTATATG GTATCCAGGGCTTCTGTAAGGACCTGCTGGAGGTCGCAGACATCTTGGAGAAGGCGACGCAGAGTGTCCCGAAGGAGGAGGTTAAAGACGACAACCCGCACCTGAAGAACCTGTACGAGGGGCTTGTGATGACGGAGCTCCAGATCCAGAAGGTGTTCACGAAGCACGGCCTGCTCCGGCTGGACCCCGTGGGGGCCAAGTTTGACCCCTATGAGCACGAGGCCTTGTTCCACACGCcggtggaggggaaggagccgGGCACGGTGGCGCTGGTCAGCAAAGTGGGTTACAAGCTACACGGGCGCACCCTGCGGCCCGCCCTGGTGGGGGTGGTGAAGGCGGCGTAG